The following are from one region of the Cloacibacterium sp. TD35 genome:
- a CDS encoding glycoside hydrolase family 3 protein, which yields MKKYLITAILAFFVGNSNAQLKKQPELGYKSVKILKIKGLQFKDLNKNGKLDQYEDWRLPYSVRAKDLVSKMTTEEKAGMMLIATTRLENDWSFEKPKTQGPIGSGFNEVDLVQDTNMFTKQKLDYPMMMAAGTTKSVEQFHMRNFILRANASTKILAEWSNNLQALCEKNGHGIPAIVTSNPRNHITKDASIGLSVGKTTFSTWPGELGLAATRDLKLIREFADIARQEWSAIGLRKGYMYMADLATEPRWQRVEGTFGEDAEWVADVSREMVLGFQGTQLNKGSVALTFKHFPGGGAAEGGQDSHFDWGKYEVFPGNMLENNIKAFKKVIDAGVSAIMPYYSAPKGTQYEAIGYAYNKPILQGILRERLGFKGIINSDTGPIEMMPWGAEHLTISQRYGKTQEAGINLYSGQADPHQLLQAIKEGYVKMNTIDASVYKILLEKFQLGLFENPYVDVTKAEKIVGNAAFQKKADLAIRKSIVLLRNQENILPLKPGTKVYYETFFKNKANPNGSKVIVPENNLWNVTFVNTPEEADVVVSWVTPGSKSLFDSDGSPLKLSLSENGVDVKHLNELYAKKPTVMVVNYTNPWVIDEVYNKDTKNVKGVLATFGATTDALFDILTGKFNPTAKMPFSTPISEEKAQNQKSDVPGYLEGPDYPLFHYKEGMSFSK from the coding sequence ATGAAAAAGTATTTAATAACCGCAATTCTCGCATTTTTTGTAGGAAACTCAAATGCTCAATTGAAAAAACAACCAGAATTAGGCTATAAATCTGTTAAAATTCTAAAAATTAAAGGCTTACAGTTCAAAGACCTTAATAAAAACGGTAAACTAGATCAATACGAGGACTGGAGACTCCCTTATTCCGTAAGAGCGAAAGATTTGGTATCTAAAATGACTACTGAAGAAAAGGCAGGAATGATGCTCATTGCAACTACCCGTTTAGAAAATGATTGGTCTTTTGAAAAGCCAAAAACACAAGGCCCAATCGGCAGTGGTTTTAATGAGGTAGATTTAGTTCAGGATACCAATATGTTTACCAAACAAAAACTAGATTATCCTATGATGATGGCGGCTGGAACTACTAAAAGTGTAGAACAGTTCCACATGAGAAATTTTATTTTGAGAGCCAATGCTTCTACCAAAATTTTAGCAGAGTGGTCTAATAATTTACAGGCACTTTGTGAGAAAAACGGACATGGGATTCCAGCTATTGTAACTTCTAATCCTAGAAATCATATTACCAAAGATGCTTCAATAGGCTTAAGCGTAGGAAAAACTACTTTTTCTACTTGGCCAGGAGAATTAGGATTGGCGGCGACTAGAGATTTAAAACTGATTCGTGAGTTTGCAGATATTGCCAGACAAGAATGGAGTGCAATAGGACTTAGAAAAGGCTATATGTATATGGCAGATTTAGCTACTGAACCTAGATGGCAACGTGTAGAAGGAACCTTCGGAGAAGATGCAGAATGGGTGGCAGATGTGTCTAGAGAAATGGTTTTAGGTTTTCAAGGAACTCAACTGAACAAAGGTTCTGTAGCGCTTACTTTTAAACATTTTCCTGGTGGTGGAGCTGCAGAAGGTGGTCAAGATTCCCATTTTGATTGGGGGAAATATGAAGTATTCCCAGGAAATATGCTTGAGAATAACATCAAAGCGTTCAAAAAAGTAATAGATGCTGGTGTTTCAGCGATTATGCCTTACTATTCTGCACCAAAAGGAACTCAATATGAAGCCATAGGATATGCTTATAATAAACCTATTCTTCAAGGGATTTTAAGAGAAAGATTAGGATTCAAAGGAATTATCAATTCAGATACAGGCCCAATTGAAATGATGCCATGGGGAGCAGAACACTTAACGATTTCTCAAAGATATGGTAAAACTCAAGAAGCTGGAATTAATCTGTATTCTGGGCAAGCAGACCCTCATCAGTTATTACAAGCCATCAAAGAAGGTTATGTGAAAATGAATACGATAGATGCTTCCGTTTACAAAATCTTATTAGAAAAATTTCAATTAGGACTTTTTGAAAATCCTTATGTAGATGTTACTAAAGCAGAAAAAATTGTAGGAAATGCAGCGTTTCAGAAAAAAGCAGATTTAGCGATTAGAAAATCTATCGTTTTGCTTAGAAATCAAGAAAATATTCTTCCTCTAAAACCAGGAACCAAAGTGTACTACGAAACATTCTTTAAAAACAAAGCCAATCCAAATGGTTCTAAAGTCATTGTTCCAGAAAACAATCTGTGGAATGTAACCTTTGTCAATACTCCAGAAGAAGCAGATGTAGTGGTTTCTTGGGTAACACCTGGTTCTAAATCTCTTTTCGATTCTGATGGGTCTCCTCTTAAACTTTCGCTTTCAGAAAATGGAGTAGATGTAAAACACCTGAACGAACTCTATGCTAAAAAACCTACTGTGATGGTAGTCAACTATACCAATCCTTGGGTAATAGATGAGGTTTACAATAAAGATACTAAAAATGTAAAAGGTGTTTTGGCAACTTTCGGAGCCACTACAGATGCACTTTTTGATATTTTGACGGGCAAGTTTAATCCAACTGCTAAAATGCCATTTTCTACTCCTATCAGTGAAGAAAAAGCGCAGAATCAAAAATCAGATGTACCAGGATATTTAGAAGGGCCTGATTATCCGCTATTCCATTACAAGGAAGGAATGAGTTTTTCAAAATAA